From a single Mobula birostris isolate sMobBir1 chromosome 13, sMobBir1.hap1, whole genome shotgun sequence genomic region:
- the LOC140206734 gene encoding NACHT, LRR and PYD domains-containing protein 12-like isoform X4, which yields MVMEKGSRARRVMWETFVKMRIGVPKLDRILNEIQERGCVPVHRLVPKIPRELKDLQQKHKETLRAQTETLRVNTILMREKEKVFQLVDRYAELTVISTIRDRTLVEHELLTRGRGHEEWRQKHLRRKLEKIRTDQMFQSSFAQSKSKSGSSAAVAGVQGIGKTTMVQKILHDWATGKIYQQFQFVFSFKFRDLNSINCRINLRELILDQYPYFGNILRDVWKIPEGLLFIFDGLDEFKHKIDFADSRRDTEPKHQCPDPEWWCEVSDIVYSLIQHKLLPGCSVLVTTRPTALHLLEKAEISVWAEILGFVGDERKKYFIRHFEDQAVAAAVFKHVEENEILYTMSYNPSYCWILALALGPFFTQRVRDPQRVPKTITQLYSYYIYNILKNHGREIENPRDVLLRVGQMAFRGLSERKVVFTDGDLINYGLQPSQFLSGFLMEILEREVSARCVVHTFPHLTIQEFVAAVAQFLNPHPGDIVKFLTETHRTRSGQFELFLRFVAGLSSPMTARGLEEFLGPFPHETTCRVIDWVMEEVKHQSGNVCSAADKKSLLNTLHYLFESQNRWLAQATLGSVKTLSFSGMPLTPIDLAVLSHVIGTCDTIKHLDLQDCNIQREGIQRLGPGLHKCQLLRLRLNKLGDSGVKLVSAALRNPDCKIQKLGLNHVGLTDSGAEDLASALSANPSLTELILNGNKLGDSGVKLVSAALRNPECKIQELWLGRVGLTDSGAEDLASALRTNRSLTELYLSGNKLGDSGVKLVSAALRNRECKIQKLWLARVGLTVSGVEDLVSALSTNRSLTELDLGWNSLTDRSVPALRLLILILPSLECIETRLSAGNRAPAACPSLTVNRFSRTGEKELRSLHEIRPRLRVDL from the exons ACCttcaacagaaacacaaggagactctgcgggcacagactgaaacactgagagtgaacacgatcctgatgagggagaaggagaaggttttccagctggttgatcgatatgctgagctcacggtcatttctactattcgagatcggacactggtggaacatgagctgctgaCAAGAGGCAGAGGCCACGAGGAGTGGAGACAGAAACATCTCCGCAGAAAGCTGGAAAAAATCCGGACGGATCAGATGTTTCAGAGCAGCTTTGCCCAAAGTAAATCCAAATCTGGAAGTtcggcagcagtggccggagtccaagggattgggaaaacaacaatggtccaAAAGATTCTTCATGACTGGGCcacggggaaaatataccaacaattccagtttgtcttcagtttcaaattccgggatttaaactccattaactgTAGAATAAACTTGagggaactgattctggatcagtatccttactttgggaataTTCTGAGAGACGTCTGGAAGAtcccagagggattgctgtttatattcgatggtttggatgaattcaaacacaaaattgattttgctgacagtcggagagatacagaacccaagcaccagtgcccagatcccgagtggtggtgtgaagtgtcggatattgtgtacagtttaatccagcacaagctgctcccagggtgttcagtgctggtgaccacccgcCCCACTGCGTTACATTTATTGGAAAAAGCAGAGATTagtgtctgggctgaaatcctgggatttgttggtgatGAACGGAAGAAATATTTCATtaggcattttgaagatcaggCAGTGGCggcagctgttttcaaacacgtggaggagaacgagatcctgtacaccatgagctacaacccctcctactgctggatcctcgctctggcactgggccccttcttcaccCAAAGAGTCAGAgacccgcagcgagttcccaagaccataACCCAATtatattcctactatatttacaacatcctgaaaaaccacggccgtgagattgagaacccccgtgatgtgttactcagggttggtcagatggcctttaGAGGACTATCCGAGAGGAAGGTTGTGTTTACGgatggagatttgatcaactacggtctgcagccttcccagttcctgtccgggttcctgatggagATATTGGAAAGAGAGGTTTCTGCCCGGTGTGTAGTgcacacattcccacacctcaccatccaggagtttgtagctgcagtcgcacaattcctgaatccacatcccgggGATATCGTGAAATTCCTCACTGAAACCCATAGAACGAGAAGTGGTCAGTTTGAGttatttctccgttttgttgctggtctctcctccccaatgacagctcggggcctggaggagtttctgggtccatttcctcatgAAACAACCTGcagggtgattgactgggtgatgGAGGAGGTTAAACACCAGAGTGGAAACGTGTGCAGTGCAGCTGATAAAAAGAGCCTcttgaacacattgcactacctgtttgagtcacAGAATCGTTGGCTGGCTCAGGCCACACTGGGATCTGTGaaaacactttcattcagtggaatgccactgaccccgattgacctcgcagtcctgtctcatgtcatcggaacctgtgatacaataaaacacctcGACTTACAGGACTGCAACATTCAGcgtgaaggaatccagcggctcggacccgggctgcacaagtgccagCTGTTGAG acttcggctgaataaactgggagattcaggagtgaaactggtgtctgcggctctgaggaacccggactgtaaaatacagaaactggg gctgaaccatgtcggtctcacagattctggtgccgaggatctcgcgtCCGCTCTCAGTGCAAACCCATCGCTGACAGAGCTGATCCTAAAtggtaataaactgggagattcaggagtgaaactggtgtctgcggctctgaggaacccggagtgtaaaatacaggaactgtg gctggggcgtgtcggtctcacagattctggagCCGAGGATCTCGCCTCCGCTCTCCGTACAAACAGATCACTGACGGAGCTCTACCTGAGTGGTAATAAActaggagattcaggagtgaaactggtgtctgcggctctgaggaaccgggagtgtaaaatacagaaactctg gTTGGCGAGGGTCGGTCTCACAGTTTCTGGTgtcgaggatctcgtctccgctctcagtacaaaccggTCACTGACGGAGCTGGACCTGGGATGGAACTCGCTCACAGATcgatctgtccccgctctccgccTCCTCATACTGATCCTCCCGAGTCTGGAGTGCATCGA aaccagactcagtgccggaaaTCGAGCTcccgcagcttgtcccag TCTGACCGTGAATCGGTTCAGTCGGACCGGGGAGAAGGAATTGAGATCTCTGCATGAAATCAGACCCAGACTGAGAGTGGATCTGTAA